The Armatimonadota bacterium genome includes the window GTTCCGGCGCGCTCCTGGTACGAGGAGCGCGGCTGGGTCAAGTACATCGTCTGCCCGTTCGCGCACACCATCGGCCTGCACGAAGCGGAGGGCCCTTTCTTCGGGCCGCACGGCGAGGACGAGATCAGGCCCGGGATGACGGTGTGCATTGACGTCAGCTTCTTCGGCCATCCCGAGTTCAACGGCGCGCGCATCGAGACCGGCTATGAGATCACCGCCGACGGCCCCGTCCCCCTGAGCCCGAAGATGGACAGGTTCTTGTGCGACGAGATCGGAAGGTAGAAGCGGCTGGCCACCGGTTGCGCGGAGCTACGCACGGTCATGCGCATTGACGAGCTGGTTTCACTCTTCGAGCAAGGGCGTCGGCGCCACCTCGTGCTCGGCGACGCCGATGCCGGTGTGCTGGTCGGCCTCGACC containing:
- a CDS encoding M24 family metallopeptidase, whose amino-acid sequence is VPARSWYEERGWVKYIVCPFAHTIGLHEAEGPFFGPHGEDEIRPGMTVCIDVSFFGHPEFNGARIETGYEITADGPVPLSPKMDRFLCDEIGR